A genomic segment from Pleurodeles waltl isolate 20211129_DDA chromosome 9, aPleWal1.hap1.20221129, whole genome shotgun sequence encodes:
- the LOC138259330 gene encoding uncharacterized protein: MASDETSAGLASSLAKPRKRAALRLLSLGKTEFHDQGDSQELHLSCAKHVDDKEKNCFKSTFENEVQGRRHTLKRGSHHKKFLILFQRKTPCGCMESEAKQSGEGNGMASDATVSSTRQVEKGVDEPKVCSISTKSGAGSESEKTCFPLKILLHLKTPQKKSKDNRQLTQVELVKESKGATLTGWRNGWSGIRSKRKEDNPEIQSLKKAPAMWRSLEQDVTRAENTGEGLCRSCGEGKHQCNTLKQWGQQGGTIDICQENSIVTSTKERNREELALLARTKQCAARTEGVLKSRKYMKMKSWRTAPFMTNSEPQCRQNEAPSEGDPEAIVINTTPISESSDDLDGRAQASKPYSKLSFFRKIRQYNRLRKTTKDLNTNTECESVYEDKSASYDAASEGITVAEAASNFMISANYSCTTHAAKPTAPTARDKAASLADLSTAGPMVSQNDDTAAEGEGPELREDVIAAGLTVDQEIAELIDPMGCQKKVTGAGVMIAQADVSAANVMGTMESQNNVTVAKLMTTPEVVTIPQTAGVMILQRDVDTEKVENIFLAQKDVTASMTRVLIASEEDGLPKEISGSLIIQEDSTAGPVILQSVVTAAKTVSPMTSNVDAPGALLMVPQDLTLGNPTASQADISSTKVSGPLLCQKDALNEKVTDSLVLKENITMTKVSDPTQSGNITLEQVLFPTANEVESVTDLDSGNETSARPQVISGRKHISRGKQAHISPSHSLACDSAQYSPETKREEINNIVTDRFMGAFATNKPNNNCKMLAMYKDVHDMKCPLVSANSESEDNHGCKSLVNSETPPRVNHADRDRDNTSETGKEDSQKESVQDVKTSTCCGLFTDLHLQDNSARVKKRVQYLSHFPTDKAMQEVNVNITQISAISQLSCPEFKGGNKWKNQNGWDAPLLSCVHPSAQENTHKDFAELLVCCGRNDIETPSAHVLPDTSCEHGSVQMLLEESTRQQTESAYEEDMPEDNKNTMSVLSDDKEQTWNFHKILQDSPTSCPSNKINQEEDGMFEGYTTNQNFRPEEKNSSPSRMKSARNIMARTVDVTSLEKNMKSDRGQQNASRQTGPIANEVSDLSMGSHERGKRLLYESAVEIVQTAVQAATGHIAEMQQAQDWNWDFQVS, from the coding sequence ATGGCAAGTGATGAAACTAGTGCAGGTCTGGCTTCAAGTCTGGCCAAGCCACGAAAAAGGGCTGCTTTGAGGCTACTTTCATTAGGAAAGACAGAGTTTCATGACCAGGGTGATAGTCAAGAATTACATTTGTCCTGTGCAAAACATGTTGATGACAAAGAAAAAAACTGTTTCAAATCCACTTTTGAAAATGAAGTTCAAGGTAGAAGACATACGCTTAAGAGAGGCTCCCATCACAAGAAATTCCTaatcttatttcaaagaaaaacgCCCTGTGGGTGTATGGAAAGTGAAGCTAAACAGTCAGGTGAAGGCAACGGTATGGCATCAGATGCTACAGTTTCCAGCACAAGGCAAGTGGAGAAAGGAGTCGATGAACCGAAGGTATGTTCTATCAGCACAAAGTCAGGCGCAGGTTCTGAGTCAGAAAAGACTTGCTTTCCTTTAAAGATACTACTCCACCTGAAAACACCTCAAAAGAAATCTAAGGACAATAGACAGTTAACACAAGTGGAGCTAGTCAAGGAAAGTAAGGGTGCCACTTTAACAGGGTGGAGGAATGGGTGGTCTGGTATcagaagcaaaagaaaagaagacaacccTGAGATACAAAGCTTGAAGAAAGCACCTGCCATGTGGCGATCACTCGAACAAGATGTTACAAGAGCAGAAAACACGGGTGAAGGATTATGTAGATCTTGTGGTGAAGGAAAACACCAATGTAATACCCTGAAGCAATGGGGACAACAAGGAGGAACCATCGACATCTGCCAAGAGAACTCCATTGTTACCAGCACAAAAGAAAGGAACAGAGAGGAGCTGGCTTTACTAGCTCGCACGAAACAGTGTGCAGCTAGGACTGAAGGGGTTTTAAAATCCAGAAAGTATATGAAAATGAAGTCATGGAGGACAGCCCCTTTTATGACCAATTCAGAGCCACAATGTAGACAAAATGAAGCACCCAGTGAAGGAGATCCTGAAGCTATAGTTATTAATACTACACCAATATCAGAAAGTTCCGATGATCTTGACGGAAGAGCTCAAGCTTCGAAACCGTACTCAAAGTTATCTTTCTTCAGAAAGATAAGGCAATATAATCGGCTGCGTAAGACAACAAAGGACTTAAATACCAACACTGAATGTGAGTCTGTTTATGAAGACAAAAGTGCTTCTTATGATGCTGCCAGCGAGGGCAtaactgtagcagaggcagcttcTAATTTCATGATCTCTGCAAATTACAGTTGTACAACACATGCAGCAAAGCCCACTGCACCTACTGCCAGAGACAAAGCTGCATCGCTAGCAGACCTCTCTACAGCAGGTCCCATGGTATCTCAGAATGACGATACTGCAGCAGAGGGTGAAGGACCTGAGCTTCGTGAGGATGTTATTGCAGCAGGGCTCACAGTAGATCAGGAGATTGCAGAGCTAATAGACCCCATGGGATGCCAAAAGAAAGTTACTGGTGCGGGTGTTATGATTGCACAAGCAGATGTTAGTGCAGCAAATGTAATGGGCACCATGGAATCTCAAAACAATGTTACTGTAGCAAAGCTCATGACAACACCAGAGGTTGTTACTATCCCACAAACAGCAGGTGTCATGATACTTCAAAGGGATGTTGATACAGAGAAAGTAGAAAACATCTTTCTAGCTCAGAAGGATGTTACTGCATCAATGACGAGAGTACTCATAGCATCAGAGGAGGACGGTCTTCCAAAAGAGATATCAGGATCTTTAATTATCCAGGAGGATAGCACTGCAGGTCCAGTTATATTGCAGAGCGTGGTTActgcagcaaaaacagtatcccctATGACTTCCAATGTGGATGCTCCTGGAGCACTACTTATGGTACCTCAGGACCTAACATTGGGGAACCCCACAGCATCTCAAGCAGATATTAGTTCAACAAAGGTTTCAGGGCCCCTACTATGTCAAAAGGATGCTCTTAATGAAAAAGTAACAGATTCtctggtattgaaggaaaatattaCTATGACAAAGGTATCAGACCCCACACAATCTGGGAACATCACTTTGGAACAGGTATTATTCCCTACAGCTAATGAAGTAGAATCTGTTACAGATTTAGACTCTGGTAATGAAACCTCAGCTAGGCCCCAGGTAATTTCAGGTAGGAAGCACATTTCCCGTGGAAAGCAGGCCCACATATCACCAAGTCACAGTTTGGCTTGTGATTCGGCACAATATTCTCCAGAAACTAAAAGAGAGGAGATAAACAATATTGTCACAGACAGGTTCATGGGAGCATTTGCCACCAACAAACCTAACAACAATTGCAAAATGCTGGCAATGTACAAAGATGTCCATGATATGAAATGTCCACTAGTCTCAGCCAACAGTGAGTCTGAAGACAACCATGGGTGTAAAAGCTTGGTGAACAGTGAAACACCGCCCAGAGTCAATCATGCCGACAGGGACAGAGATAACACAAGTGAGACCGGCAAAGAAGATTCACAAAAAGAATCAGTTCAAGATGTGAAGACCAGTACATGCTGCGGACTGTTTACTGATCTGCACCTCCAGGATAACAGTGCAAGGGTCAAGAAAAGGGTTCAATATCTATCACATTTTCCAACAGATAAAGCCATGCAAGAAGTTAATGTGAATATCACTCAGATCTCTGCAATATCCCAGTTGTCTTGTCCAGAATTTAAAGGTGGTAATAAATGGAAGAATCAGAATGGGTGGGATGCTCCACTTCTGTCATGTGTGCACCCCTCAGCtcaagaaaacacacacaaagacTTTGCTGAGCTCTTGGTATGCTGTGGAAGAAATGACATAGAAACACCTTCAGCACATGTCTTGCCAGACACTTCTTGTGAACACGGTTCTGTGCAGATGCTCCTGGAGGAAAGCACAAGACAACAAACCGAGTCTGCCTATGAAGAGGACATGCCGGAAGATAACAAAAATACCATGTCCGTGTTAAGTGATGACAAGGAGCAAACATGGAATTTTCACAAAATCCTTCAGGATTCACCTACGAGCTGCCCCTCCAATAAAATAAATCAAGAGGAAGATGGCATGTTTGAGGGCTATACGACAAACCAAAACTTCAGGCCAGAGGAGAAAAACAGTAGCCCGTCTAGAATGAAAAGTGCAAGAAATATAATGGCCAGAACTGTGGATGTGACCAGTCTGGAAAAGAACATGAAGTCTGACAGAGGTCAACAAAATGCTAGCAGGCAGACCGGTCCCATCGCCAATGAAGTGAGCGATCTCAGCATGGGCTCACATGAGCGTGGGAAAAGGTTGCTCTATGAAAGTGCTGTGGAGATTGTGCAGACCGCTGTCCAGGCAGCAACTGGTCACATTGCCGAGATGCAGCAGGCACAGGACTGGAATTGGGATTTCCAAGTGTCTTAG